In the genome of Halostella limicola, one region contains:
- a CDS encoding 6-hydroxymethylpterin diphosphokinase MptE-like protein, which translates to MNFEEWTPAYEAILADFGFDRAADERARDLLADLATPFDCDRLAAFDGATVAVAGAGPSLDEEADRARDADLVVAASTAADVLADRGVAVDLMVTDLDKNVDTAVSLSERGVPVAVHAHGDNVPALRSAVPEFDPEYLLPTTQAEPAGPVRNFGGFTDGDRGAFLADHLGAAELRFPGWDFDDEAVGPTKAKKLDWAERLLRWLEVRRDERFAVLDGRRDGVEPVPRP; encoded by the coding sequence ATGAACTTCGAGGAGTGGACCCCCGCCTACGAGGCGATCCTGGCGGACTTCGGATTCGACCGCGCGGCCGACGAGCGCGCTCGCGACCTGCTCGCCGACCTCGCGACGCCGTTCGACTGCGACCGCCTCGCCGCCTTCGACGGCGCGACGGTCGCCGTCGCCGGGGCCGGCCCCTCGCTTGACGAAGAGGCCGATCGGGCCCGCGACGCCGACCTCGTCGTCGCGGCCTCGACCGCCGCCGACGTCCTCGCGGACCGCGGCGTCGCCGTCGACCTGATGGTGACGGACCTCGACAAGAACGTCGACACCGCCGTCTCGCTCTCGGAGCGCGGCGTCCCCGTCGCGGTCCACGCCCACGGCGACAACGTCCCGGCGCTTCGCTCGGCGGTGCCGGAGTTCGACCCCGAGTACCTGCTCCCGACGACGCAGGCCGAACCGGCGGGTCCCGTCAGGAACTTCGGCGGGTTCACCGACGGCGACCGGGGGGCCTTCCTCGCGGATCACCTCGGCGCCGCGGAGCTCCGCTTTCCGGGCTGGGACTTCGACGACGAAGCGGTCGGGCCGACGAAGGCGAAGAAACTCGACTGGGCGGAGCGACTGCTGCGCTGGCTGGAAGTGCGCCGCGACGAACGCTTCGCGGTGCTCGACGGGCGGCGGGACGGCGTCGAACCGGTGCCGCGGCCCTAG
- a CDS encoding NUDIX hydrolase, with protein MTDSYRDGYKEGVIFLFHDDGSILIEHRPDGDGTETFIPNGTIEERDTASDRHEDYVLAALHREIDEEFAGRVRATDIEKMCEYRVEEPAIWFHSYAVTDWNGTVPDHTVEDGERYAELEWVPLREHAEHLEYGSAIETCATLQEQLDDASSR; from the coding sequence GTGACGGACTCCTACCGAGACGGGTACAAGGAGGGCGTGATCTTCCTCTTCCACGACGACGGGTCGATCCTGATAGAGCACCGTCCCGACGGCGACGGCACCGAGACGTTCATCCCGAACGGCACGATAGAGGAGCGGGACACGGCGTCGGACCGGCACGAGGACTACGTGCTGGCGGCGCTACACCGGGAGATCGACGAAGAGTTCGCCGGGCGAGTGCGGGCGACCGACATCGAAAAGATGTGCGAGTACAGGGTCGAAGAGCCGGCTATCTGGTTTCACTCCTACGCGGTGACCGACTGGAACGGGACGGTGCCGGACCACACGGTCGAGGACGGGGAGCGGTACGCCGAACTGGAGTGGGTGCCGCTTCGCGAACACGCGGAACATCTGGAGTACGGAAGCGCGATCGAGACCTGCGCGACACTCCAGGAGCAACTGGACGACGCGTCGTCTCGGTAG